The Solea senegalensis isolate Sse05_10M linkage group LG9, IFAPA_SoseM_1, whole genome shotgun sequence genome has a segment encoding these proteins:
- the LOC122774782 gene encoding trypsin-1-like: MRSLVFVLLIGAAFATEDDKIVGGYECQPYSQAHTVSLNSGYHFCGGSLVSKDWVVSAAHCYKSRVEVRLGEHNIRYTEGNEQFISSSRVIRHPNYSSYNINNDIMLIKLSKSATLNQYVKTVALPSSCAPAGTMCKVAGWGNTMSSSADKNKLQCLNIPILSDRDCDNSYPGMITDAMFCAGYLEGGKDSCQGDSGGPVVCNGELQGVVSWGYGCAERDHPGVYAKVCLFNDWLERTMASY; the protein is encoded by the exons ATGAGGTCTCTGGTCTTTGTTCTGCTCATCGGAGCTGCCT TTGCCACCGAGGACGACAAGATCGTCGGAGGGTATGAGTGCCAGCCCTACTCCCAGGCCCATACGGTGTCTCTGAACTCTGGCTACCACTTCTGTGGAGGCTCCCTGGTCAGCAAGGACTGGGTtgtgtctgctgctcactgctacAAGTC CCGTGTGGAGGTGCGTCTGGGCGAGCACAACATCAGGTACACCGAGGGAAATGAGCagttcatctcctcctcccgTGTCATCCGTCACCCCAACTACAGCTCCTACAACATTAACAATGACATCATGCTGATCAAGCTGAGCAAGTCTGCCACCCTCAACCAGTATGTGAAGACTGTGGCTCTGCCCTCCAGCTGTGCCCCTGCTGGCACCATGTGCAAAGTCGCTGGCTGGGGAAACACCATGAGCTCCT CTGCTgacaagaacaagctgcagtGCCTGAACATCCCCATCCTGTCTGATAGAGACTGTGACAACTCCTACCCTGGCATGATCACTGACGCCATGTTCTGCGCTGGATACCTGGAGGGAGGCAAGGACTCTTGCCAG GGTGACTCTGGTGGCCCTGTTGTGTGCAACGGTGAGCTGCAGGGTGTTGTGTCCTGGGGCTATGGATGTGCTGAGAGGGACCATCCTGGTGTCTACGCCAAG GTCTGCCTCTTCAACGACTGGCTGGAGAGGACCATGGCCAGTTATTAA
- the LOC122774785 gene encoding trypsin-1-like, whose translation MRSLVFVLLIGAAFATEDDKIVGGYECQPYSQAHTVSLNSGYHFCGGSLVSKDWVVSAAHCYKSRVEVRLGEHNIRYSEGNEQFISSSRVIRHPNYSSYNINNDIMLIKLSRSATLNQYVKTVALPSSCAPAGTMCKVSGWGNTMSSSADGNKLQCLNIPILSERDCDNSYPGMITDAMFCAGYLEGGKDSCQGDSGGPVVCNGELQGVVSWGYGCAERDHPGVYAKVCLFNDWLERTMASY comes from the exons ATGAGGTCTCTGGTCTTTGTTCTGCTCATCGGAGCTGCCT TTGCCACCGAGGACGACAAGATCGTCGGAGGGTATGAGTGCCAGCCCTACTCCCAGGCCCATACGGTGTCTCTGAACTCTGGCTACCACTTCTGTGGAGGCTCCCTGGTCAGCAAGGACTGGGTtgtgtctgctgctcactgctacAAGTC CCGTGTGGAGGTGCGTCTGGGCGAGCACAACATCAGGTACAGCGAGGGAAATGAGCagttcatctcctcctcccgTGTCATCCGTCACCCCAACTACAGCTCCTACAACATTAACAATGACATCATGCTGATCAAGCTGAGCAGGTCCGCCACCCTCAACCAGTATGTGAAGACTGTGGCTCTGCCCTCCAGCTGTGCCCCTGCTGGCACCATGTGCAAAGTCTCTGGCTGGGGAAACACCATGAGCTCCA GTGCTGACGGTAACAAGCTGCAGTGCCTGAACATCCCCATCCTGTCTGAAAGAGACTGTGACAACTCCTACCCTGGCATGATCACTGACGCCATGTTCTGTGCTGGATACCTGGAGGGAGGCAAGGACTCTTGCCAG GGTGACTCTGGTGGTCCCGTTGTGTGCAACGGTGAGCTGCAGGGTGTTGTGTCCTGGGGCTATGGATGTGCTGAGAGGGACCATCCTGGTGTCTACGCCAAG GTCTGCCTCTTCAACGACTGGCTGGAGAGGACCATGGCCAGTTATTAA
- the LOC122774783 gene encoding trypsin-1-like, with product MRSLVFVLLIGAAFATEDDKIVGGYECQPYSQAHTVSLNSGYHFCGGSLVSKDWVVSAAHCYKSRVEVRLGEHNLRYTEGNEQFISSSRVIRHPNYSSYNINNDIMLIKLSKSATLNQYVKTVALPSSCAPAGTMCKVAGWGNTMSSSADKNKLQCLNIPILSERDCDNSYPGMITNAMFCAGYLEGGKDSCQGDSGGPVVCNGELQGVVSWGYGCAERDHPGVYAKVCLFNDWLERTMASY from the exons ATGAGGTCTCTGGTCTTTGTTCTGCTCATCGGAGCTGCCT TTGCCACCGAGGACGACAAGATCGTCGGAGGGTATGAGTGCCAGCCCTACTCCCAGGCCCATACGGTGTCTCTGAACTCTGGCTACCACTTCTGTGGAGGCTCCCTGGTCAGCAAGGACTGGGTtgtgtctgctgctcactgctacAAGTC CCGTGTGGAGGTGCGTCTGGGCGAGCACAACCTCAGGTACACCGAGGGAAATGAGCagttcatctcctcctcccgTGTCATCCGTCACCCCAACTACAGCTCCTACAACATTAACAATGACATCATGCTGATCAAGCTGAGCAAGTCTGCCACCCTCAACCAGTATGTGAAGACTGTGGCTCTGCCCTCCAGCTGTGCCCCTGCTGGCACCATGTGCAAAGTCGCTGGCTGGGGAAACACCATGAGCTCCT CTGCTgacaagaacaagctgcagtGCCTGAACATCCCCATCCTGTCTGAAAGAGACTGTGACAACTCCTACCCTGGCATGATCACTAATGCCATGTTCTGCGCTGGATACCTGGAGGGAGGCAAGGACTCTTGCCAG GGTGACTCTGGTGGTCCCGTTGTGTGCAACGGTGAGCTGCAGGGTGTTGTGTCCTGGGGCTATGGATGTGCTGAGAGGGACCATCCTGGTGTCTACGCCAAG GTCTGCCTCTTCAACGACTGGCTGGAGAGGACCATGGCCAGTTATTAA